Part of the Brassica oleracea var. oleracea cultivar TO1000 chromosome C8, BOL, whole genome shotgun sequence genome is shown below.
TCAAGCGATGATTTGGTGGATCTAATTACTAAGTCGTTACTGACATTCAGAGATGTACTCAACAGAGGGAGTAATACGTGTTGTACTCTTTTTCCTTCACCACGGTTTTATCCCATTGGGTTTTCTTGGTAAGGTTTTAATGAGGCAACATCCAAAGCGTATTACAAACCACTTCGGAGATGGTCTTCCAAGAGAGAGTGTTATAAACCAAGGTCTGGTGGAAGCTCATATTCAAAGGCCCATATTCTTATGTCTTTGTATTTCCTAACCCATATTGTATTAGGGTTTCATACTTATGTAATCCCTTAGACTATATTTGCGAAGTGATTTTGCCACATGTTCTTTCTACAATCAATTTCACAAAACAAATATGACATGACTACTAAAATTGATGACATGTCTTATAGCTAAGACATGGACAATTGCATTTAATGTTAATTTATATTTTTGGTAAACTTTTTAAAATATGATAATAACTCATATATTACATTTAATGTCAATTTATATTTTTGAATTTTTTTTTTAAATATGACTCATAAATCATCATTAAAATAAATATATTCAAATATGGCATTATAAATTTCGAAATATAATTTAATTACATATTTTTAAATTATACAATTTTATTACTAAAATTTTCAAAAATGTATACAAGTTTTTTAGAAAATTATAAAAATTTAATCGTAAAATCATTATTTTCTTATATATGTACAAATTTTATAAATATTGTTTAATTTTAATTTTTGGTAATTATGCAACTTTTACAAATTTATTTAATATATTTAATTAAAATAAATAGATAGAAAAATCTATTTAAGATTATAATTTCTCATATATACATGCATATTTTTAAATATAAATTTTTATGTTTAATTAAATCAAATTTATATTAAAATATCGATACGAAAAAGAAAATTTACAATATTAATAAAGTTTTATTTTAAAATATAATTTATATTTATCTGTTAAAAAATATTTTAAATTTTTTTAATGTACATGGTGCAGGAAGACACCTAGTTCCCTATATAAAGACTCTTTATTGTATAATAAATATACAGACTTTCCCCTTATTTTCATAACAAAACAAAAATAGATTCTTCATTTTTCTAATTTTTTTTTATTTTCTTAAAATTCATTTAAATGTTGGGGATTAGAGAACAGATTCTCCATTTTTCTAACTTTTCTATTTATTGTTTTCTCAAAATTTTATTAAAAATGTTGGGGATTAGAGACCATCAATATACAAAAACTATCTTTTGGATTTATACCGTTTCTACTCAGACAAGTAATTATGGCATTTTTACAAAGAAAATAGTATTTAACTTTCGTAAAAAATAATTTAAAAAAAAATGAAAAATTGAAAACTCCAGATTACTTTTGTTTTCTTCTCTTCTCGTCTCCTCCACATCGTTTCACTATAATCGGCGCCTCCCTCACCGAGTTCGCAATCCTCAATCGATCTCCTCTTGGCTTCTTNNNNNNCCCCCCCCCCTCCGTCACCGCAGAGAATCATAACCATCCTTATCGCGCGGTGTTAGCGTGGAGCATTTACACGAATCGTCTCCGCAGAACTATGGATCCTCGTCAATTCGAACACATCGTAAGCTCTTCCAAACTTTCTCGAAATTTCACAATCGAAAATCACGATCCTCCTCCAGAGTAATCGTTATCGCTTTCAATCGATTAGGTTACTTACGCCTATGTTAATTGCTCTCTCATCTATGTGTAAGCATTGTGTGTGTGTATTGTTGACTTTAACTGTGAGATTGTAAAGATATGCAAAAAAAAAATGTTATCTTTTGATCCCAAAGTTGAATGCTTTGTACTAATCTCTTTAATAGAATCTGAAAAAATGTAAACTTTTTTTTTCTCAGGTTGTGAAGGATAATGATATTCAAAGCATTGTAATGTCTTACCTTCTCCACAACTGCTTCGATGAAACTGCTGACTCTCTTGCTTCCACTACTGGAATACATCAACCTGTAATTGATCGTGATAACATGGAGAGAAGGAAACGTGAGTTCAAGCAAACTTCTCTTTGTTAAATGAATGCTATGTGGTGGTTACATGTTTTTGAATTGATTGTTGTAACAGAAATAATGCATTGTATACTGGAGAAGAAGGCGCTCAAGGCTGTTGAGCTAACTGAACAATTAGGACAAGACTTACTCGAGAAAAACAAGGATCTGCACTTTGATCTTCTGTGCCTTCACTTTGTGGAGCTTGTCTGTGATGGGAAAAGGTGAGAATTTAGGATCTCAGGTTACCTCATTTTCTGAAAGTTATAACGGTTCTGTGAATGTGACAGCAAAGAAGCTCTTGAATTTGCTAAGACAAGCTTGGCTCCTTTTGGGATGGTCCAAAAATATGTGGGAAAGCTTGAAGTAAGTCTGATCCTCTCCATTATATTTGGCAGCTTATGCTTTCTGTTCTTCCAAATATGATGGGAGAGTTGGTTGGCAGGACGCAATTGCTTTGCTGGCTTATGAAGATCCTGAGAAATCCCCAATGTTCTACCTTTTGAGCTCTGAGTACCGTCAACAGGTTGCTGATAATCTGAACCGCACCCTTCTTGGTCAGTTCTTGTCTTTTTCGTTTTCTTTTTCCTCCTCTGACTTACAAGTTGATAAGTTTTAACCTCGTTTTCACATTGTCCAGAGCACGCAAACCAACCAAGCTACACACCGATGGAAAGGCTCTTGCAACAGGTGACAGTTGCGAGACAATACTTGACTGAGGAGAATGGCAAAGTAATCATAATGTTCCTGTATTTACTCATATATCTATAACCCTGGGAGTAGTGCCTGTGTTAAAACGCTATTTTATGTTCTTATGGTAGGATGCGTTTCCTCCATTCTCCTTGAAAGATTATGTTAAAGGCTAAGATCGCAGGACGGCTCCAGAGTTTGCTGGGAGAAGGATATGCTTAAACATTTTCATGTAAATACAGAAAATGACTTTGCTTTTCAACTTCATCTCCACTGTTTTAAATCTGTGTTTAACTCCACCAAACATGGATTAAAGGTTAGCCTCCCATGGCCACAGATGGTTAAAATTTGCTGTTGCCGGAGATGAATATTGTTAAAGACCGGTTCTGATTGGTTCTCTACTGGAAGAATGTTTCCTTTACTTATTGTGAGATTAATGGATAAATCTTCTAATCCATGTTCTTGAAAACTTCTCTCTTTGTAATTATCGTGTTTATGTTTTGATACTGAACCCATAAATTCAAGAATCTTTGTAGACTTGGCATAAGCTTCAAAGCCAAAGCCAAAGAGTTTGAATCTGGTTAGAAAGACTACAGACTTGGATTCAAAACCACAGTTTTAACCAAATGTTTAGCTTAGGACCATACAAAGAGAAGACTGTAAACTATAAGCAGAAAACAAACAAAGGCTTTCACTAACAACTTCTAAGGTGTCTTGTTTTTGAACTGTATAATGCAATATATCAATGAGCCTCTTCTGATCATGGAGAAAACACCACGGCTTTGTAATTGGGAAGAGAAAGATCTTCGGACAGCACTTCACTTAATTGGACACTACACAAGTATACACTCTTCAGTCCTTTGTCAAGGTAGCCTCAGGATCAGGCGATGCTGAACTCTCTTTCTGACCCGAAGAAGACATGGGCCTTCTCAGCTCAGTAGCACCGCTTTGTTGTTCATGCTGTTGAATGTGCTGCTGCTGCTGAAGCTGATACATTTGTTGTTGGTGAAGTTGCTGCTGTTTCTGTGACTGGATTTGAAGCTGCTGGAACTGTTGAGCGGCTAACATAGTGTGCCTGGACTGATTACTCGGATAAAATTGCTGGTTTGATCCAAAGGAGCCATAGTTCATCATTGATGTACCGTTTGAAACACCTTGCCCCGTTAATACCTTCAGATGCTGGACTTCCTCCTTCAGTGCCTCATTTAACGCTGCCAAATAAAGTTAAAACACTTAATCAAGTAGAAGCATCTACATACAATTGTGTGGCTCGTCCACATATTCTCTTATCCATCCAGATAGGAAATAGATAGAGAAAATAATACAAAAATGATTTTGAGAAAAGGTCCTAACTATCCTGTAGATGAACTTGTTGCTCCATTGACTGTACTCTGAGTTTCAGCTCATTGTTTTCAACACTCAGTCCATTTGTATCTCTCTGAAGAGCAGAAACCAAAAAAAAAAAAAGCTAACAAGATTAAAACCATATATACTTGCACAAACCTGTATGAGATTCAATTCAACAAACCTGTAAGAGAGTCAACTGCGCTGAGAGAGAAGTAGCTTCTGTTTGCAAAGTCTGTACTTTCCTCTCGAGCTCCGCTATGTATCTCATCTTCCGCTCTTTAGACCTCGCAGCAGACTGCCTGTTTGCCCATATCCTAAATCAAATAACACAACCGTTGTCTTGTAAATACTTCTCCAAAAAAAAAAAAGAAAGAATAATAATAATAATAGATACCTCTTAGCACGTTTTGGATCAATGAGAGCAAGCTCCGAGAGTTTAGCAGCAGAGAGACGTTTCTTAGCATCTTCATTACTCCCAGACATAAGCAACTCAGGCTTTATACTCGTTGTACCGTCCATAGATTGGCTGTGTTGGTGCCTGATCCTCGGTCTTTCACTAGAAGTCGATCCCAACTCATTCCTCCAAGACGGTTCTGATGGCTCACCCACCAGAGAAGAAGATGCCTCCGAGGAATTGAACTTATCCATGTCTAGATACATAGAGAGCAAGTCCTCGTCCGTGTCATCAGAGAAAGAAGGTCCATCAGCAGCAGCACCAACCACACCAAGATCACTATCAAAGCTCAAGTCATCAGGAAGAGTAAGGATCTCTGAGTGAGCTCGGCGATGGCCTAGAGTCTTGGGTGGGTTATCAGACATTCGGCTTATATCGTGGCTGAATCGGTTAGCATCAGAGCTGCTACCACTTGGAGTCAAAGGAGGAAAGGATGATTCAGGTTTCATTGCAAAGCTACTTCCATTAGGTGAGTAACGACCTGATGGAGATGGAGATGGAGGAGGAAGACCTCCACTAGGAGATTTCTCCTTACCCATTAACTCACTAATCTGCATATGATCATTTCCAAAAAAAACATAGGGCTTCTTTATCATATA
Proteins encoded:
- the LOC106307142 gene encoding probable transcription factor PosF21 is translated as MGKEKSPSGGLPPPSPSPSGRYSPNGSSFAMKPESSFPPLTPSGSSSDANRFSHDISRMSDNPPKTLGHRRAHSEILTLPDDLSFDSDLGVVGAAADGPSFSDDTDEDLLSMYLDMDKFNSSEASSSLVGEPSEPSWRNELGSTSSERPRIRHQHSQSMDGTTSIKPELLMSGSNEDAKKRLSAAKLSELALIDPKRAKRIWANRQSAARSKERKMRYIAELERKVQTLQTEATSLSAQLTLLQRDTNGLSVENNELKLRVQSMEQQVHLQDTLNEALKEEVQHLKVLTGQGVSNGTSMMNYGSFGSNQQFYPSNQSRHTMLAAQQFQQLQIQSQKQQQLHQQQMYQLQQQQHIQQHEQQSGATELRRPMSSSGQKESSASPDPEATLTKD
- the LOC106307143 gene encoding glucose-induced degradation protein 8 homolog, which codes for MDPRQFEHIVVKDNDIQSIVMSYLLHNCFDETADSLASTTGIHQPVIDRDNMERRKQIMHCILEKKALKAVELTEQLGQDLLEKNKDLHFDLLCLHFVELVCDGKSKEALEFAKTSLAPFGMVQKYVGKLEDAIALLAYEDPEKSPMFYLLSSEYRQQVADNLNRTLLEHANQPSYTPMERLLQQVTVARQYLTEENGKDAFPPFSLKDYVKG